One region of Manis pentadactyla isolate mManPen7 chromosome 9, mManPen7.hap1, whole genome shotgun sequence genomic DNA includes:
- the LOC118931150 gene encoding olfactory receptor 5L1-like — protein sequence MGTENCSSVAEFLLLGLTDVPELRAFLFVLFLLIYGVTVLGNLGMIALIQVSSGLHTPMYFFLSHLSFVDFCYSTIIVPKILSNILNKDKAISFLECMVQFYLFCTYVVTEVFLLAVMAYDRFVAICNPLLYMVTMSRHLCVGLVFGCYLCGMVCSLIHLCLGLQIPSYRSNVINHFFCDLLPLLSLACSDVSLNELVIYIVATSNEIITITIIFTSYLFILITILRMRSAQGRRKAFSTCASHFTAIAVFHGTILFMYCRPSSGNGMDTDKVTTVFYTIVIPMLNPLIYSLRNKDVKESLKKVLRSKLPFEKLLS from the coding sequence ATGGGCACGGAGAACTGCTCTTCTGTGGCAGAGTTCCTTCTTCTCGGACTAACTGACGTCCCTGAGCTGAGAGCCTTTCTTTTCGTGCTGTTCCTTCTGATCTATGGAGTCACAGTTTTGGGCAACCTGGGCATGATTGCATTGATTCAGGTCAGCTCTGGACTTCACactcccatgtactttttcctcagcCACTTGTCCTTTGTGGATTTTTGCTACTCCACAATCATCGTGCCAAAGATATTGTCCAATATCCTCAATAAGGACAAAGCCATCTCCTTTCTGGAATGCATGGtgcaattttacttattttgtacCTATGTGGTGACTGAGGTCTTCCTGCTGgctgtgatggcctatgaccgctttGTGGCCATCTGTAACCCACTGCTGTACATGGTCACCATGTCCCGGCATCTCTGTGTGGGGCTGGTGTTTGGTTGTTACCTGTGTGGGATGGTTTGTTCTCTGATTCACTTGTGCTTAGGCCTCCAAATCCCATCCTATCGATCAAATGTGATTAACCACTTCTTTTGCGATCTACTCCCCCTCTTGTCTCTTGCTTGCTCTGATGTGTCTCTGAATGAACTGGTCATATACATTGTGGCCACTAGCAATGAGATCATCACCATCACGATTATCTTCACgtcctacttgtttattctcATCACCATCCTGAGGATGCGCTCTGCCCAGGGAAGGcgcaaagccttctccacctgtgcctCCCACTTCACAGCCATTGCTGTCTTCCATGGAacaatccttttcatgtattgcCGGCCCAGTTCCGGCAATGGTATGGACACTGACAAAGTGACCACTGTGTTCTACACGATCGTGATTCCCATGCTGAACCCCctgatctacagcctgaggaacaaggATGTGAAAGAATCCCTCAAGAAAGTGTTGAGATCAAAATTACCTTTTGAAAAACTACTTTCTTAA